The following is a genomic window from Streptomyces sp. NBC_01381.
CCTGCGCGCGCACGATGACATCGTAGGGTCCGGTCACGTCCTCGGCCTGGATCACTCCTGGGATCTTGCCGATCAGCTCGGCGACGGTCGACGCCTTGCCGACCTCTGTTTGGATCAGGATGTACGCCTGTACCACGGAACCTCCAGGGCGGCCACGAGGATCAT
Proteins encoded in this region:
- a CDS encoding Lrp/AsnC family transcriptional regulator, whose translation is MVQAYILIQTEVGKASTVAELIGKIPGVIQAEDVTGPYDVIVRAQADTVDELGRMVVAKVQQVDGITRTLTCPVVHL